The proteins below are encoded in one region of Callospermophilus lateralis isolate mCalLat2 chromosome 9, mCalLat2.hap1, whole genome shotgun sequence:
- the Zswim2 gene encoding E3 ubiquitin-protein ligase ZSWIM2 → MLRGGYRPSERRRLLNDSLSWQQDQALNSSIYLLRQMGPTGFLLREEEPENRDFRVFLGNPHVCNCSTFLKKGELCKHICWVLLKKFKLPRNHESAFQLGLVEGEINDLLRGIHQVQTPQPGTSENAHVKEDGYIKQKEIDSEDICSICQEVLLQKRLPVTFCRFGCGNNFHIKCMKILANYQNTVSNTSTLKCPLCRKEFAPLKLILEEFQNASKLVTAAEKERLNKHLGIPCNNCKQFPIEGKCYKCTECIEYHLCQECFDSYCHLSHTFTFREKRNQRWRSLDNRLDEGVKYLNVKNEIEEEEMLHVQEKQGQVYTPKHVVKSLPLLLITKNSKLLAPGYQCRLCLKSFHLGQHVRLLPCIHKFHRKCIDNWLFHKCNSCPIDGQVIYNPLLWNITAMNGQAHQSASNIDIAHLSKQEEPKLFVPGTGLVLKTNELRILPNISQCSFEKLNTLPSPIDTYQNITIDDLCSVKLSDSNSRKLIYKHKISQHFPSHLQDLPTGSFGEVSQTFLPSIAKKNIMCPTRIESPCNNEKCHAGQNQKMAKSHKHITLDPKKTLGTKIREDNRKSNTLLPEDLNLIINWGKTKLSSPKRYNNCMGKIRKRCSHLSRQPVSRPLNTKSTELSLIMEGVQL, encoded by the exons ATGCTTCGCGGAGGCTACCGGCCCTCTGAAAGGCGAAGACTCTTGAACGACAGCCTCAGCTGGCAACAAGACCAGGCGTTGAACAGCAGCATCTACCTCCTACGACAGATGGGCCCCACCGGCTTCCTGCTGAGGGAGGAAGAGCCAGAGAACAGGGATTTCCGA gtttttctaGGAAATCCTCATGTTTGTAACTGTTCCACATTTCTGAAAAAAGGGGAGCTTTGTAAGCATATATGCTG GGTCTTATTGAAAAAattcaagcttccaaggaatcatGAAT CTGCTTTCCAGTTAGGTCTTGTAGAAGGAGAAATAAATGACTTGCTACGGGGAATACATCAAGTTCAAACTCCCCAACCAGGAACAAGTGAAAATGCACATGTGAAAGAAGATGGGTATATTAAACAGAAGGAAATTGATTCAGAGGATATCTGCTCTATTTGTCAAGAGGTGCTTTTACAGAAAAGGCTGCCTGTCACCTTTTGCAG ATTTGGCTGTGGTAATAATTTCCATATAAAATGCATGAAGATCTTGGCTAATTACCAGAATACAGTATCAAACACTTCCACATTGAAATGTCCTCTGTGCAGGAAGGAGTTTGCACCACTGAAACTTATTTTGGAAGAATTCCAAAATGCTAGCAAACTTGTGACTGCAGCTGAGAAAGAACGACTGAACAAACACCTTGGAATTCCCTGTAATAACTGTAAACAATTTCCAATTGAGGGGAAGTGTTATAA GTGTACCGAATGTATAGAATATCACTTATGCCAGGAATGCTTTGATAGCTACTGCCACCTTTCTCACACATTTACATTCCGTGAG AAGAGAAACCAAAGATGGAGATCATTAGACAATAGACTGGATGAAGgtgtaaaatatttaaatgttaaaaatgagATAGAAGAAGAAGAGATGCTACATGTTCAGGAAAAGCAAGG TCAGGTTTACACACCAAAACACGTTGTAAAGTCACTACCACTCCTACTAATTACAAAAAATAGTAAGCTGCTTGCTCCAGGGTACCAGTGTCGACTTTGTTTGAAGTCATTTCATCTTGGTCAACATGTAAGACTGCTACCGTGTATTCATAAG TTTCATAGGAAGTGTATTGACAATTGGTTATTCCACAAGTGTAATTCATGCCCTATTGATGGACAAGTTATATATAACCCTTTATTATGGAACATTACAGCAATGAATGGACAAGCCCATCAGTCTGCTTCAAACATAGACATCGCCCATCTGTCAAAGCAAGAAGAACCAAAACTTTTTGTTCCTGGTACTGGATTAGTCCTAAAGACAAATGAACTCAGAATCTTACCTAAcatatctcaatgtagttttgaaaaGTTAAATACACTTCCAAGTCCAATAGATACTTATCAGAACATAACAATAGATGATCTATGCTCAGTCAAATTAAGTGATTCAAATTCAAGAAAATTAATCTATAAACATAAAATTAGCCAACATTTCCCCAGTCATCTTCAAGATTTACCCACTGGATCTTTTGGAGAAGTATCTCAAACATTCCTTCCTTCTATTGCAAAAAAGAATATTATGTGTCCCACTAGAATAGAAAGCCCATGTAACAATGAAAAGTGCCATGCTGGTCAAAATCAAAAGATGGCCAAAAGTCATAAACATATTACCCTTGATCCAAAGAAGACTCTTGGTACTAAAATAAGGGAAGACAACAGGAAATCAAATACTTTACTTCCGGAAGATTTAAATCTTATTATCAATTGGGGTAAAACTAAACTTAGTTCACCTAAAAGGTATAATAATTGTAtggggaaaattagaaaaagatgtAGTCACCTATCAAGACAACCTGTATCTCGCCCTTTAAATACAAAAAGTACTGAGCTATCTTTAATAATGGAAGGAGTTCAGTTGTAA